The Helianthus annuus cultivar XRQ/B chromosome 11, HanXRQr2.0-SUNRISE, whole genome shotgun sequence region TTCTTCAAAAATAAGTGGTTTCTACTTATCTCTCACGAGAATTGTTTTTTCATAAGCATCTAGTTGTTAACCTTGGTCAGCTTCTTCCGGGTTCTTCTCACATTAGTGGATAGCTCGCCAACGTTGACAACATCAACATCTCGAGCCATCCGTTTTCCATTGGGACTTGATCCAGaatccttttcaacttcaacgacTGAAGAGTCGGCCGTACCAGAGACAACATCCTTGCAACAGATCACAAAACAACTATTGATctcatttattaaaataaaataatgaacTCTTTTTAAACGTACTAAACATACTTTAAAAATAAATACTCACCCTTGAAGTTTGTTCAGCAGACACCTGGGAAGAGTCTGAAAGGTTAACGTCTTTAACGTCAGCTACCTCTTGAGTAACCTAAAGGATCATAATATATGATATCATATAAAAAAGTACAGAATCCagtgtttaaaactcaaaagaaaaataaatagattGAAAGAGTAATTTTATATGCTACCTCATCAGTATTTTCATCACCATTACCATCTCCACCTACCAACTCAACAATTATTACTGGATCATCACATGTTTTTTGCACAGTATAAACACGATGGTCATTTTTAAGATTGAACTCTGAAACATCAATCTTAAAAGCAGCCTTCTTATCAACCAATCGAAATATCTCATGAGGGAATCCAATATCATTGGCCTTAACCTGCCTCTCTTTTATGTCACTCGCCGCTAATCCAAGAAGCTTCTGAACATCTCTATCAAACATAACAAAAGAAACACTACCACTCTCATCCTGCACCCGCACCCGCACTTGCACCTTGAACCTGAAATATACACAACTAACTAAGTAAACTGCAAAACTATATTCAAATATCAGTCTTAGAAtgttacttatataaatataacgcTAAATAATCATCATTGCTTACTTTGTGGTGATCGATGTACATTCAGTGTGACATCTGATACAAACCAAAGAAGTCGCAGACAATCGAAGAATAtcatctgaaacattttcaacaTTCTGCAAGTATTCACTTTTACTCATCACCTTCTTGAAACATTTACGACAGGCAGCATAAAACCAACCATACTCTTCTTGCACAATCTTAATTGTCGCAACCACAACACAAGACATTTCCTGTAAAAACACAAGACACT contains the following coding sequences:
- the LOC110888191 gene encoding uncharacterized protein LOC110888191 — translated: MRFIVFVCNAESWGKVLRCTVWNDYALQIKDFISKIPPHEHVMVVIQHGKCKEWKGEYTVQSDKFTTRIFLNEEIDRVDELRRRHILKFGQGSGSTSQTILSSQSVFPLHKEFVTEGVKKHVDEISEIEKEMSCVVVATIKIVQEEYGWFYAACRKCFKKVMSKSEYLQNVENVSDDILRLSATSLVCIRCHTECTSITTKFKVQVRVRVQDESGSVSFVMFDRDVQKLLGLAASDIKERQVKANDIGFPHEIFRLVDKKAAFKIDVSEFNLKNDHRVYTVQKTCDDPVIIVELVGGDGNGDENTDEVTQEVADVKDVNLSDSSQVSAEQTSRDVVSGTADSSVVEVEKDSGSSPNGKRMARDVDVVNVGELSTNVRRTRKKLTKVNN